In the genome of Drosophila yakuba strain Tai18E2 chromosome 3R, Prin_Dyak_Tai18E2_2.1, whole genome shotgun sequence, one region contains:
- the LOC6535838 gene encoding putative thiamine transporter SLC35F3 isoform X6, whose translation MTRDGEIPAIFNPKRVRTPSVVVTGDSSTNGPYSNNSTGGAGASSSTAVAPGSSAQNGSGSGSGAAGSCGFSNVLTSSNPQITHQDSISSSQQDPNEVIIIPADTPTSAPGSHNAAHHFGGGDSSDTQTEQQQANGHGEESELRFRKLQACKESCCSELARKMYFGVCVTILMTASWVGATHCIKYMYKYRAPYDDLLNDDQDTSSSRADLSTELEDILAISDSSLHHVEDATEMFNIPPRQPVYFSAPFFAAWFFTNFSLLFFPIYLLGLVSTRKCEKLSDILGDVLRGFRERGFTVGRFLNRCLCFCILWLVTTYLYTLSLHVLYATDALALFATNVACVYLLSWVILHEQFVGVRIVAIILCDTGIALLAYMDGITESRTLSGVVLATLAGAGYAVFRVMFRKVMGDPPVSQIAFIFTALGFLNALLLWPVVLGLYLTGTESLTSESIPWNLLFAASLLLLVFHVLMQFSAAVTYNMFVTLGLITAVPVSGALDVILYSANFAGMKLAGVILIGIGFFLVMFPANWPDYITRLLRWGRGPRSGTSTGQHPTIIDYRTGYIRSHLRSPSGRVR comes from the exons ATGACGCGCGACGGAGAAATTCCAGCCATTTTCAATCCGAAAAGAGTGCGCACTCCTTCCGTGGTGGTCACCGGCGACTCCTCGACGAATGGACCGTACAGCAATAACAGCACCGGCGGAGCGggagccagcagcagcacggcAGTGGCCCCTGGATCGTCTGCCCAGaacggcagcggcagtggcagcggaGCAGCGGGCAGCTGCGGGTTCAGCAACGTGCTCACCTCGAGCAACCCGCAAATAACCCACCAAGACTCGATTTCGTCGAGCCAACAGGACCCCAATGAGGTGATCATCATCCCGGCGGACACGCCCACGAGCGCACCTGGCAGCCACAATGCAGCACACCACTTTGGAGGCGGCGACTCCAGCGACACTCAGacggagcagcagcaagccAACGGGCACGGCGAGGAGTCAGAGCTTCGCTTTCGGAAGCTGCAGGCCTGCAAGGAGTCATGCTGCTCTGAGCTGGCCCGGAAG ATGTACTTCGGAGTGTGCGTGACCATCCTGATGACCGCCTCGTGGGTGGGGGCCACCCACTGCATTAAGTACATGTACAAGTACCGTGCTCCGTACGACGACTTGCTGAACGACGACCAGGACACTTCCTCGAGCCGCGCCGATCTGAGCACGGAGCTGGAGGACATACTGGCCATCAGCGACTCGTCGCTGCACCACGTCGAGGACGCCACCGAGATGTTCAACATACCACCGCGCCAGCCGGTCTACTTCAGCGCCCCCTTCTTCGCCGCCTGGTTCTTCACCAACTTCTCGCTGCTCTTCTTTCCCATCTACCTGCTGGGTCTGGTCTCCACCCGCAAGTGCGAGAAGCTGAGCGACATCCTTGGCGATGTGCTGCGAGGATTCCGGGAGCGCGGCTTCACCGTGG GTCGCTTCCTCAATCGCTGCCTCTGCTTCTGCATTTTGTGGCTGGTCACCACCTACCTGTACACCCTCTCCCTGCACGTCCTCTACGCCACGGATGCCCTGGCCCTGTTCGCCACCAACGTGGCATGCGTGTACCTGCTATCCTGGGTGATCCTGCACGAGCAGTTCGTGGGCGTCAGG ATAGTGGCCATTATACTTTGCGACACAGGAATAGCGTTGCTAGCCTACATGGATGGAATCACGGAAAGCCGAACCCTGAGCGGCGTGGTCCTGGCCACATTGGCCGGAGCTGGCTATGCCGTGTTTAGG GTTATGTTCCGCAAGGTGATGGGCGATCCGCCGGTGAGCCAAATCGCCTTCATATTCACCGCCCTCGGCTTCCTCAACGCCCTGCTGCTGTGGCCCGTGGTGCTGGGACTCTACCTGACTGGCACGGAAAGCCTCACCTCGGAGAGCATACCCTGGAACCTGCTGTTCGCGGCGAGCCTCCTGCTCCTCG TTTTCCACGTTCTGATGCAGTTCAGTGCCGCCGTTACGTACAACATGTTTGTGACATTGGGTCTGATTACGGCTGTGCCCGTTTCTGGCG CCCTCGATGTCATACTGTACAGTGCGAACTTTGCTGGCATGAAACTGGCCGGAGTTATCCTGATTGGCATCGGTTTTTTTCTCGTCATGTTTCCCGCCAACTGGCCAGACTATATAACGCGATTGTTGCG ATGGGGTCGCGGCCCTCGGAGCGGTACTTCAACAGGTCAGCATCCCACCATTATCGACTATCGGACGGGATACATAAGGTCCCATCTTCGTTCACCCTCTGGCCGTGTGAGATGA
- the LOC6535838 gene encoding putative thiamine transporter SLC35F3 isoform X8 produces MTRDGEIPAIFNPKRVRTPSVVVTGDSSTNGPYSNNSTGGAGASSSTAVAPGSSAQNGSGSGSGAAGSCGFSNVLTSSNPQITHQDSISSSQQDPNEVIIIPADTPTSAPGSHNAAHHFGGGDSSDTQTEQQQANGHGEESELRFRKLQACKESCCSELARKMYFGVCVTILMTASWVGATHCIKYMYKYRAPYDDLLNDDQDTSSSRADLSTELEDILAISDSSLHHVEDATEMFNIPPRQPVYFSAPFFAAWFFTNFSLLFFPIYLLGLVSTRKCEKLSDILGDVLRGFRERGFTVGRFLNRCLCFCILWLVTTYLYTLSLHVLYATDALALFATNVACVYLLSWVILHEQFVGVRIVAIILCDTGIALLAYMDGITESRTLSGVVLATLAGAGYAVFRVMFRKVMGDPPVSQIAFIFTALGFLNALLLWPVVLGLYLTGTESLTSESIPWNLLFAASLLLLVFHVLMQFSAAVTYNMFVTLGLITAVPVSGALDVILYSANFAGMKLAGVILIGIGFFLVMFPANWPDYITRLLRKSVRAILRYQCCCELAEIRYAHSKHHNVGSQCER; encoded by the exons ATGACGCGCGACGGAGAAATTCCAGCCATTTTCAATCCGAAAAGAGTGCGCACTCCTTCCGTGGTGGTCACCGGCGACTCCTCGACGAATGGACCGTACAGCAATAACAGCACCGGCGGAGCGggagccagcagcagcacggcAGTGGCCCCTGGATCGTCTGCCCAGaacggcagcggcagtggcagcggaGCAGCGGGCAGCTGCGGGTTCAGCAACGTGCTCACCTCGAGCAACCCGCAAATAACCCACCAAGACTCGATTTCGTCGAGCCAACAGGACCCCAATGAGGTGATCATCATCCCGGCGGACACGCCCACGAGCGCACCTGGCAGCCACAATGCAGCACACCACTTTGGAGGCGGCGACTCCAGCGACACTCAGacggagcagcagcaagccAACGGGCACGGCGAGGAGTCAGAGCTTCGCTTTCGGAAGCTGCAGGCCTGCAAGGAGTCATGCTGCTCTGAGCTGGCCCGGAAG ATGTACTTCGGAGTGTGCGTGACCATCCTGATGACCGCCTCGTGGGTGGGGGCCACCCACTGCATTAAGTACATGTACAAGTACCGTGCTCCGTACGACGACTTGCTGAACGACGACCAGGACACTTCCTCGAGCCGCGCCGATCTGAGCACGGAGCTGGAGGACATACTGGCCATCAGCGACTCGTCGCTGCACCACGTCGAGGACGCCACCGAGATGTTCAACATACCACCGCGCCAGCCGGTCTACTTCAGCGCCCCCTTCTTCGCCGCCTGGTTCTTCACCAACTTCTCGCTGCTCTTCTTTCCCATCTACCTGCTGGGTCTGGTCTCCACCCGCAAGTGCGAGAAGCTGAGCGACATCCTTGGCGATGTGCTGCGAGGATTCCGGGAGCGCGGCTTCACCGTGG GTCGCTTCCTCAATCGCTGCCTCTGCTTCTGCATTTTGTGGCTGGTCACCACCTACCTGTACACCCTCTCCCTGCACGTCCTCTACGCCACGGATGCCCTGGCCCTGTTCGCCACCAACGTGGCATGCGTGTACCTGCTATCCTGGGTGATCCTGCACGAGCAGTTCGTGGGCGTCAGG ATAGTGGCCATTATACTTTGCGACACAGGAATAGCGTTGCTAGCCTACATGGATGGAATCACGGAAAGCCGAACCCTGAGCGGCGTGGTCCTGGCCACATTGGCCGGAGCTGGCTATGCCGTGTTTAGG GTTATGTTCCGCAAGGTGATGGGCGATCCGCCGGTGAGCCAAATCGCCTTCATATTCACCGCCCTCGGCTTCCTCAACGCCCTGCTGCTGTGGCCCGTGGTGCTGGGACTCTACCTGACTGGCACGGAAAGCCTCACCTCGGAGAGCATACCCTGGAACCTGCTGTTCGCGGCGAGCCTCCTGCTCCTCG TTTTCCACGTTCTGATGCAGTTCAGTGCCGCCGTTACGTACAACATGTTTGTGACATTGGGTCTGATTACGGCTGTGCCCGTTTCTGGCG CCCTCGATGTCATACTGTACAGTGCGAACTTTGCTGGCATGAAACTGGCCGGAGTTATCCTGATTGGCATCGGTTTTTTTCTCGTCATGTTTCCCGCCAACTGGCCAGACTATATAACGCGATTGTTGCG AAAGAGCGTTCGTGCCATACTCCGCTACCAATGTTGTTGTGAATTAGCCGAAATTCGCTATGCTCATTCG AAGCATCATAATGTTGGGTCACAATGCGAG CGGTAG
- the LOC6535838 gene encoding solute carrier family 35 member F4 isoform X3, protein MTRDGEIPAIFNPKRVRTPSVVVTGDSSTNGPYSNNSTGGAGASSSTAVAPGSSAQNGSGSGSGAAGSCGFSNVLTSSNPQITHQDSISSSQQDPNEVIIIPADTPTSAPGSHNAAHHFGGGDSSDTQTEQQQANGHGEESELRFRKLQACKESCCSELARKMYFGVCVTILMTASWVGATHCIKYMYKYRAPYDDLLNDDQDTSSSRADLSTELEDILAISDSSLHHVEDATEMFNIPPRQPVYFSAPFFAAWFFTNFSLLFFPIYLLGLVSTRKCEKLSDILGDVLRGFRERGFTVGRFLNRCLCFCILWLVTTYLYTLSLHVLYATDALALFATNVACVYLLSWVILHEQFVGVRIVAIILCDTGIALLAYMDGITESRTLSGVVLATLAGAGYAVFRVMFRKVMGDPPVSQIAFIFTALGFLNALLLWPVVLGLYLTGTESLTSESIPWNLLFAASLLLLVFHVLMQFSAAVTYNMFVTLGLITAVPVSGALDVILYSANFAGMKLAGVILIGIGFFLVMFPANWPDYITRLLRSIIMLGHNARWGRGPRSGTSTGQHPTIIDYRTGYIRSHLRSPSGRVR, encoded by the exons ATGACGCGCGACGGAGAAATTCCAGCCATTTTCAATCCGAAAAGAGTGCGCACTCCTTCCGTGGTGGTCACCGGCGACTCCTCGACGAATGGACCGTACAGCAATAACAGCACCGGCGGAGCGggagccagcagcagcacggcAGTGGCCCCTGGATCGTCTGCCCAGaacggcagcggcagtggcagcggaGCAGCGGGCAGCTGCGGGTTCAGCAACGTGCTCACCTCGAGCAACCCGCAAATAACCCACCAAGACTCGATTTCGTCGAGCCAACAGGACCCCAATGAGGTGATCATCATCCCGGCGGACACGCCCACGAGCGCACCTGGCAGCCACAATGCAGCACACCACTTTGGAGGCGGCGACTCCAGCGACACTCAGacggagcagcagcaagccAACGGGCACGGCGAGGAGTCAGAGCTTCGCTTTCGGAAGCTGCAGGCCTGCAAGGAGTCATGCTGCTCTGAGCTGGCCCGGAAG ATGTACTTCGGAGTGTGCGTGACCATCCTGATGACCGCCTCGTGGGTGGGGGCCACCCACTGCATTAAGTACATGTACAAGTACCGTGCTCCGTACGACGACTTGCTGAACGACGACCAGGACACTTCCTCGAGCCGCGCCGATCTGAGCACGGAGCTGGAGGACATACTGGCCATCAGCGACTCGTCGCTGCACCACGTCGAGGACGCCACCGAGATGTTCAACATACCACCGCGCCAGCCGGTCTACTTCAGCGCCCCCTTCTTCGCCGCCTGGTTCTTCACCAACTTCTCGCTGCTCTTCTTTCCCATCTACCTGCTGGGTCTGGTCTCCACCCGCAAGTGCGAGAAGCTGAGCGACATCCTTGGCGATGTGCTGCGAGGATTCCGGGAGCGCGGCTTCACCGTGG GTCGCTTCCTCAATCGCTGCCTCTGCTTCTGCATTTTGTGGCTGGTCACCACCTACCTGTACACCCTCTCCCTGCACGTCCTCTACGCCACGGATGCCCTGGCCCTGTTCGCCACCAACGTGGCATGCGTGTACCTGCTATCCTGGGTGATCCTGCACGAGCAGTTCGTGGGCGTCAGG ATAGTGGCCATTATACTTTGCGACACAGGAATAGCGTTGCTAGCCTACATGGATGGAATCACGGAAAGCCGAACCCTGAGCGGCGTGGTCCTGGCCACATTGGCCGGAGCTGGCTATGCCGTGTTTAGG GTTATGTTCCGCAAGGTGATGGGCGATCCGCCGGTGAGCCAAATCGCCTTCATATTCACCGCCCTCGGCTTCCTCAACGCCCTGCTGCTGTGGCCCGTGGTGCTGGGACTCTACCTGACTGGCACGGAAAGCCTCACCTCGGAGAGCATACCCTGGAACCTGCTGTTCGCGGCGAGCCTCCTGCTCCTCG TTTTCCACGTTCTGATGCAGTTCAGTGCCGCCGTTACGTACAACATGTTTGTGACATTGGGTCTGATTACGGCTGTGCCCGTTTCTGGCG CCCTCGATGTCATACTGTACAGTGCGAACTTTGCTGGCATGAAACTGGCCGGAGTTATCCTGATTGGCATCGGTTTTTTTCTCGTCATGTTTCCCGCCAACTGGCCAGACTATATAACGCGATTGTTGCG AAGCATCATAATGTTGGGTCACAATGCGAG ATGGGGTCGCGGCCCTCGGAGCGGTACTTCAACAGGTCAGCATCCCACCATTATCGACTATCGGACGGGATACATAAGGTCCCATCTTCGTTCACCCTCTGGCCGTGTGAGATGA